The Pseudomonas oryzicola genomic sequence ACAAGGCCGAGGTCGAGCAGTTGCTCGGCACGCCGACCGAGTGTTCCGGCGCGTTGGGTATGAGCAGCTGCACCTGGGGGGACGAGAAGAGCTTCATCAGCGTGCAGTACGCGGCCGACAAAGTGCTGATGTATTCCGGGCAGGGCCTCAAATGAGGCGCCTGCACCTGTTGATGGGGGTATGCCTGGCGTTGCTGCTGGGCGGCTGTGCCGGCTCGGTACACGACCCGCTGGCACCGAAAACCGCTGGTAACGTCGACCTCAAGCGCTACCAGGGCAAATGGTACGAGCTGGCACGCCTGCCGATGCGCTACCAGGACGGTTGTGAGCAGTCCGAGGCGCACTACAACCTCAGGGTCGATGGCAGCCTGGGTGTGCTCAACCGTTGCCGCACCATGGGTGATGAATGGCTGCGTGCAGAAGGGCACGCGAACATTCAGGAACCGGGCCACACCGACAAGTTGTGGGTCGAGTTCGACAACTGGTTCACCAAGCTGGTGCCAGGCGTGGCCAGGGGCGAGTACTGGATTCTGTATGTGGACGAGCGCTACCGCACGGCAGTGGTTGGCAGCCCCGACCGCAAGCACTTGTGGCTCCTGTCGCGAACGCCGACGCTACCAGCCTGGGAGCGCGAGAACCTGATGTCCAGGGCGCGGCAACAGGGGTATGACACCAGCCGCTTGATCTGGCGCGCTTCGGACCAGCAGATCGTCAAGATGCATTGAGTTTCCGGGGCTGCAAAGCAGCCCCGATACACCTTTACCCCAACAGCTGGCGCAACACCCCGGCAAACGCCCGCCCGCTTTCCTCTTCCTGCGCATGCCGGCCCTGGCGCACCACCCACTGCCCGTTTACCATCACATCGCGCACCTGCCGATTACCGCCAGCAAACAGCCAACGGTTGAGAATGGCATCACCCTCGGCCATGGCAATGTAGGGATCCTGCCCATCGAGCACCAGCCAGTCGGCACGCTTGCCCACTGCCAGCTCACCGACCGTCTGCCCCAAGGCTTGCGCGCCACCGGCCAGCGCGGCGTCATACAACGTGCGCCCGACCATCGGCTGGTCGCCCCGGTACAAGCGATTACGTCGCTGGTCACGCAGCCGCTGGCCGTATTCCAGCCAGCGTAATTCCTCCACAACGCTCAGCGACACATGACTGTCCGAGCCGATGCCCAGGCGGCCGCCTTGGGCCAGGTAGTCCACTGCCGGGAAAATCCCGTCGCCCAGGTTGGCTTCAGTGGTCAGGCACAGCCCGGCCACTGCGCCGCTGCGCGCCATGGCGCTGACTTCATCCGGCTCGGCATGAGTGGCATGCACCAGGCACCAGCGCGGGTCCACGTCCACATGCTGGTACAGCCACTGCAACGGCCGCAGGCCGCTCCAGGCCAGGCAGTCGTCCACCTCCTTCTGCTGCTCGGCGATGTGGATATGTATCGGGCATTGCCGGTCGCTGGCTGCCAGCACCTCGCTAATCTGCCCAGGCGTCACCGCCCGTAGGGAGTGGAAGCACAACCCCAGTTGCTGAGCTGGTTGCGCAGCCAGCAGCGGGGCCAATTGTGCTTGTAGCTGCAAGTACTTCTCGGTGGAGTTGATGAACCGCCGCTGCCCCTCAGTCGGGGCCTGGCCACCAAACCCTGCATGGCTGTACAGCACTGGCAGCAAGGTCAGGCCGATGCCGCTGTCGGCTGCGGCCGCGCTGATGCGGCGGGACAGCTCGGCCGGGTCGGCATAGGCCTGGCCGGCCTGGTCGTGGTGCACGTAATGGAACTCCGCCACCGAGGTGTAGCCGCACTTGAGCATCTCGATGTACAGCTGGCGGGCGATGACCTGCAGTTGCTCCGGGCTGATCTGCCCGACCAGGCGGTACATCAGGTCGCGCCAGGTCCAGAAGCTGTCGTTGGGGTTGCCAGCCACCTCCGCCAGGCCCGCCATGGCCCGCTGGAAGGCATGCGAGTGCAGGTTGGGCATGCCTGGCAGCACAGGGCCGCCAAGGCGCTCGGCACCTTCGGCACTGGCATCGGCTGCGATTGCCACCAGAGTGCCGTCGGCGGCTACCTCGAAACGGACATTGTGGGCCCAACCGGTGGGCAGGAGGGCACGTTCGGCGTAATAGGCGGGCATTGCGCTATCCTGTTATTGTTCAGCTTGTATATACATATACAGCCGTTTGCCTGCCGGGTAAACTCCGGCAAGCTACCATCAATCTAATCGCACAAGGATCAAACGCCGTGCCGACACCTTCCGTTTCCGTGCTGGTGGCCCAAATGGGCGAGGGCCCGGCGCCATTGTACGCCCGGGTCAAGCAGATGATCGTCCAGCAGATCGAGAATGGCAGCTGGCCGCCGCACCACCGTGTGCCGTCCGAAAGCGAGCTGGTCAGCCAGTTGGGCTTCAGCCGCATGACCATCAACCGCGCGTTGCGCGAGCTTACCGCCGAAGGGCTGTTGGTGCGCATGCAGGGGGTCGGCACCTTCGTTGCCGAACCCAAGACCCGTTCGGCGCTGTTCGAAGTCAACAACATTGCCGACGAGATTGCTGCCCGTGGCCACCAGCATAGTTGCCAGGTGATCACCCTCGCCGAGGAAGCCGCCGGCTCCGAACGCGCCCTGGCCCTGGACATGCGCGAAGGCCAGCGCGTATTCCATTCGTTGATCGTGCATTATGAAAACGGCGTTCCGGTGCAGATCGAAGACCGTTACGTCAATGCACAGATCGCCCCGGACTACCTCAAGCAGGATTTCACCCGGCAGACGCCCTACGCCTACCTGTCCCAGGTAGCGCCGCTGACTGAAGGCGAGCACGTTGTCGAAGCCATTCTCGCCGAGCCTGATGAGTGCAAGCTGCTGCAGATCGAGCAAGGTGAGCCGTGCCTGTTGATTCGCCGCCGTACCTGGTCCGGTCGCCAGCCTGTCACCGCAGCGCGGTTGATCCACCCCGGTTCCCGTCATCGCCTGGAAGGACGTTTCAGCAAATGAGTCAACTGCAATGGTTGCGTGCCAAAGACTACCCGCGCATGCCGTGGAAGAACGGTGGTGGGTTCACCGAGGAAATCACCCGCGATGCAGGTGACGGGCTCGAGGGTTTCGGCTGGCGCCTGTCGATAGCCGATATCGAGGCCTCCGGTGGCTTTTCCACCTTTGCCGGGTATCAACGCATCATCACCGTGCTGCAGGGAGATGGCATGCGCCTTACGGTGGATGGCCAGCCCAGCCGGCCGCTCGTGCCCTTCGATGCCTATGCGTTCAGCGGTGAAAGCCAGGTGAGCTGCGCGCTGCTGGGCGGGGCGATCCGCGACTTCAACCTGATCTACGCACCGCTGCGTTACCGTGCGCGACTGCAGTGGTACCACGGCGGCAGTCGGCTTTTCAGTGCCGCCAGCACCGTGCTGGTTTTCAGTGGCCAGGCGCAGTTGGCGGTGAGTATCGACGGCCAGTTGCAATCGGCGCTGGGGCTGTATGACTGCTTGCAACTGAGCGGCAACGAGCGCCTGCTGGAAGTCGAAGTGCTCGGACGTTGCTGTGTTATCGAGCTGACCCCGCTTTCGTGAATACCCGTCGGCCCTTCGCAACCTGGCGAAAGGGCCGTGCCGCCCCGCCAAGAGTTACCCGGTAACGCCCCGAAAAGGTCTTGTTTGTTACCGAATGCCCCAAGATGGCGCAATGCCCTCTGGTTCTCGCCACCCTGCCCAAGCCCCTCTCCAGTTTTTTCGTTTTTCTGCATCCCTTGCGCCGTGCGGGCTGCAACGTCATGGCCGGGCCATGACAACGTCCGCCGAAGCAACTTGGCCGTTCAATTGCATATGCTTGTATGTACAAGTAAAGCCAAGTAAGCGAAAGTAGATAGGCCGTCCACTTCGCGCTGTACAGACCGCATCACTGGCCCGCCGATCGCGTCGGGTTTTGGATAGATCGCTCGAGGAGCACTTTTCGTGACTGACAACAAGCTGAACAAATTCCGTGACGTCGAGATCCGCGCCCCGCGTGGCAACAAGCTGACCGCCAAGAGCTGGCTGACTGAAGCGCCGCTGCGCATGCTGATGAACAACCTCGACCCGCAGGTTGCCGAAAACCCGAAAGAACTGGTGGTGTATGGCGGCATCGGCCGCGCCGCACGCAACTGGGCTTGCTACGACAAGATCGTCGAGAGCCTGACCCAGCTGAACGACGATGAAACCTTGCTGGTGCAGTCGGGCAAACCGGTCGGTGTGTTCAAGACCCACGCCGATGCCCCGCGCGTGCTGATTGCCAACTCCAACCTGGTACCGCACTGGGCCAACTGGGAGCACTTCAACGAACTGGATGCCAAGGGCCTGGCCATGTACGGCCAGATGACCGCCGGCAGCTGGATCTACATCGGCAGCCAGGGCATCGTCCAGGGCACCTACGAAACCTTCGTCGAGGCTGGCCGTCAGCACTACGGGGGCAGCCTCAAAGGCAAATGGGTGCTGACCGCGGGCTTGGGCGGCATGGGCGGCGCCCAGCCACTGGCAGCGACCCTGGCCGGCGCCTGCTCGCTGAACATCGAATGCCAGCAGAGCCGTATCGATTTCCGTCTGCAGACCCGCTACGTGGACGAGCAGGCCCACGACCTTGACGACGCCTTGGCACGCATCGCCAAGTACACTGCCGAAGGCAAGGCCATTTCCATCGCCCTGCACGGCAACGCCGCCGAGATCCTGCCCGAACTGGTCAAGCGCGGCGTGCGTCCGGACATGGTCACCGACCAGACCAGCGCCCACGACCCGCTCAACGGCTACCTGCCGGCGGGTTGGACCTGGGAGCAGTATCGCGACCGTGCGCAGACCGAGCCGGCCGCTGTGGTCAAGGCCGCCAAGCAGTCCATGGCCGTGCACGTGCAGGCCATGCTCGACTTCCAGAAGCAGGGCGTGCCGACCTTCGACTACGGCAACAACATCCGCCAGATGGCCAAGGAAGAAGGTGTCGCCAATGCCTTCGACTTCCCAGGGTTCGTGCCGGCGTACATCCGCCCGCTGTTCTGCCGCGGTATCGGCCCGTTCCGCTGGGCCGCGCTGTCCGGCGATGCCGAGGACATCTACAAGACCGACGCCAAGGTGAAGGAGCTGATCCCGGACGACGCCCACCTGCACCGCTGGCTGGACATGGCCCGCGAGCGCATCAGCTTCCAGGGCCTGCCGGCCCGTATCTGCTGGGTTGGCCTGGGGCTGCGGGCCAAGCTGGGCCTGGCGTTCAACGAGATGGTGCGCAGTGGCGAGCTGTCGGCACCGATCGTGATCGGCCGCGACCACCTCGACTCGGGGTCGGTTGCCAGCCCCAACCGCGAGACCGAGGCCATGCAGGACGGTTCGGATGCCGTCTCCGACTGGCCGCTGCTCAACGCGCTGCTGAACACTGCCAGCGGCGCCACCTGGGTTTCGCTGCACCATGGCGGTGGCGTGGGCATGGGCTTCTCCCAGCACTCCGGCATGGTCATTGTGTGTGACGGCACCGACGCGGCGGCCGAGCGTATCGCCCGCGTGCTCACCAACGACCCGGCTACCGGGGTGATGCGTCACGCCGACGCGGGTTACCAGATCGCGATCGATTGCGCCAAAGAGCAGGGTCTCAACCTGCCGATGATCACTGGCTGATAGTCCACAGGGTGCTGCGGGTTGAGCCACGCAGCACCTTTATGGATCCAGCTTTTTTCTTGCAAGGACTGCCGAATTCCACTTTCAAGTTTGGGAGCGTCACGCAATGAAAACCAACAAGACCTTGCTTGCCTCGCTGTTCGCCGTCGGCCTGCTTGGCGTTGCCGGCGGCAGTCAGGCCGCTGGCTGGTGCGAGTCTGGCAAGCCGGTGAAGTTCGCCGGATTGAACTGGGAAAGCGGCATGCTGCTGACCGACGTGATGCAATTCGTGCTGAAGAATGGCTACGGCTGTTCGACCGACAGCCTGCCCGGCAACTCCATCACCATGGAAAACGCGCTGGGCACCAATGACATTCAGGTATTCGCCGAAGAATGGGTTGGCCGCAGCGAGGTCTGGAACAAGGCCGAAGCCGCCGGCAAGGTCGTCGGTGTCGGCGCTCCGGTAGTGGGAGCGGAGGAGGGCTGGTACGTGCCCCGCTACGTGATCGAGGGCGACGCCAAGCGCAACCTCGAAGCCAAGGCGCCAGACCTCAAGCGCGTGGCCGACCTGGCCAAGTATTCCAGCGTGTTCAAGGACCAGGAAGAGCCCAGCAAAGGCCGCTTCTACAACTGCCCGGCCGGTTGGACCTGCGAGCTGGACAACACCAGGATGTTGAAGGACTACGGCCTGGAAAGCAGCTACACCAACTTCCGCCCCGGCACCGGCCCTGCGCTGGATGCCGCCGTGCTGTCTAGCTACAAGCGCGGCGAGCCGATCCTGTTCTACTACTGGACACCCACCCCGTTGATGGGCCAGGTCGACCTGGTCAAGCTGCAGGAAAAAGACGGCGTGGACAAGACCGTGTCGATCAAGGTCGGCCTGTCCAAAACCTTCCACGACGAGGCGCCGGAGCTGGTCGAGGTGCTGCAGAAAGTCAACTTGCCCATCGATCTGCTGAACCAGAACCTGGCCCGCATGACCAAGGATCGGATCGAGTCGCCCGCGCTGGCCAAGGCGTTCCTCAAGGAACATCCTGAAGTCTGGCAGGCCTGGGTCAGCGAAGAGGCTGCCAAGAAGATCAACGCGGCGCTCTGAGCGTCCTCAGCTGATGAGTGGAACCTATGTTTCCTGACAACCTGACATTCTCCATCGCCGACTGGGTCAACGGCTGGGTCGACACCCTGGTGACCAACTATGGGGATGTGTTCCGGCACATCTCCGATACCTTGCTGTGGGCGATCGTCAGCCTCGAAGGCATGTTGCGTGCAACACCCTGGTGGCTGATGCTCGGCGTGGTGGCAGTCATCGCCTGGCACGCCACCCGGCGTGTCCTGCCGACCCTGGTGATCACCGGCCTGCTGTTCCTGGTGGGCGCCGTAGGCCTGTGGGACAAACTGATGCAGACGCTGGCGCTGATGCTGGTGGCCACGCTGATCTCGGTACTGGTGGGCATCCCCCTGGGCATTCTGTCGGCGCGCAGCAATCGCCTGCGCGCGGTGCTGATGCCGCTGCTGGACATCATGCAGACCATGCCCAGCTTCGTGTACCTGATCCCGGTGCTGATGCTGTTCGGCCTGGGCAAGGTGCCGGCGATCTTCGCTACGGTGATCTACGCTGCGCCGCCCCTGATTCGCCTGACCGACCTGGGGATTCGCCAGGTCGACGGCGAAGTGATGGAAGCGATAAACGCCTTCGGCGCCAATCGTTGGCAGCAACTGTTCGGCGTGCAACTGCCGCTGGCGCTGCCGAGCATCATGGCCGGTATCAACCAGACCACCATGATGGCCCTGTCGATGGTGGTGATCGCCTCGATGATCGGTGCCCGCGGCCTGGGCGAGGACGTGCTGGTCGGAATCCAGACCCTCAACGTCGGCCGTGGTCTGGAAGCAGGCCTGGCCATCGTGATTCTCGCGGTGGTGATCGATCGCATTACCCAGGCCTATGGCCGGCCACGCCATGAGGTGAGCAAATGAGCATGCAGCCGATCAGCAAGATCGAAGTGAAAAACGTCTTCAAGATCTTCGGCGACCGTGCCGACGAGGCCCTGCAGTTGATCCGCAACAACCACGGCAAGGACCAGGTGCTGGCCCAAACCGGTTGCGTGGTTGGCGTCAACGACCTGTCGTTGTCCATCGGCAGTGGCGAGATCTTCGTGATCATGGGCCTGTCCGGTTCGGGCAAGTCGACGCTGGTACGCCATTTCAACCGCCTGATCGATCCCACCAGCGGGCAGATCCTGGTCGATGGCGAGGACATCCTGCAGTACGACATGGACGCCCTGCGCGAATTTCGTCGGCGCAAGATCAGCATGGTGTTCCAGAGCTTCGGCCTGTTGCCGCACCGCAATGTGCTGGACAACGTCGCCTATGGCCTGAAGGTGCGCGGCGAGAGCAAGCAGCTGTGTGCCGAGCGCGCCCAGCAGTGGATCGAGACCGTCGGCCTGAAGGGCTACGAAAAGAAATACCCGCACCAGCTGTCCGGCGGCATGCGCCAACGTGTCGGCCTGGCACGGGCGTTGGCGGCGGATACCGACATCATCCTCATGGATGAGGCGTTCAGCGCCCTCGACCCGCTGATCCGCGCAGAAATGCAGGACCAGTTGCTGGAGCTGCAGAAGACCCTGCACAAGACCATCGTGTTCATCACTCATGACCTGGACGAGGCCGTGCGCATCGGCAACCGCATCGCCATCCTCAAGGATGGCCGCCTGATCCAGGTCGGCACGCCGCACCAGATCCTTCACGATCCGGCCGACGAATATGTTGACCGCTTTGTCCAGCGCCGCGCGGTCGCGGTATGAGAGGCAGCATGTCGCAGGTCGAAACGGTGATACTCAGCGGCGTTGCACTGCGCTGGCAGGACATCGCCGCGGTCGCCCGCCAAGGGGTGCGCCTCGAGCTGGCCCCGCAGGTCTGGGCACGCATCGACAATGCCCAGGCGATCGTTCGCCATATCGTCGCCAGCGGTGAGCGGGCCTATGGCGTGAACACCGGGCTGGGCGCGCTGTGCAATGTGTCGCTGCAGGGCGAGCAACTCAGCCAGCTGTCGCGCAACACCTTGCTCAGCCACGCCTGTGGCGTTGGCCCGGCGCTGGCTGATGAGCAGACCCGGGCGATCATCTGTGCTGCCATCTGCAACTACAGCCATGGCAAGTCCGGTATCCAGCGCAGCGTGGTCGAGGCATTGCTGGCATTGCTCAACCACGGTATCACGCCGCAAGTGCCGTCACAGGGCTCGGTAGGCTACCTGACCCACATGGCCCATGTCGGCGTATGCCTGCTGGGCATCGGCAAGGTCAGCTACCGAGGGCAGATTGTCGATGCTGCCCAGGCCCTGGCCGATGAAGGCCTGGCGCCGGTACAGCTGGGTGCCAAGGACGGCCTGTGCCTGGTCAATGGCACGCCGTGCATGACCGGGCTGGCCTGCCTGGCCCTGGACGATGCCAGCCGGCTGCTGCAATGGGCCGACGTAATCGGTGCCATGAGCTTTGAAGCGCTGCGCGGCCAGATCGCCGCCTTCGACCCCGAAATCATTGCCCTCAAGCCTCACCCCGGCATGCAGGTGGTAGGCGAGAACCTGCGCGCGTTGCTGGCCGACAGCGAAGTGATCGCAGCCAGCAAAGGCATCCGTACCCAGGACGCCCTGAGTATCCGCTCGATCCCCCAGGTGCATGGCGCTGCCCGCGACCAGTTGGTGCATGTGGTGAAGCAGGTCGAGGCCGAACTCAACGGCGCCAACGACAACCCGCTGCTGCTGGGTACTCCGGACGACTTCCGGGTGGTCTCCCAAGCCAACCCGCACGGTCAGTCGGTGGCCCTGGCGGCGGATTTGCTGGCGATTGCCATGGCCGAGATCGGTGCGATCGCCGAGCGCCGCCTGGACCGCCTGGTCAACCCGCTGGTCAGCGGCCTGCCGGCGTTTCTGGTCAGCAATCCAGGGGTCAACTCCGGAATGATGATCGCCCAGTATGTCGCCGCCTCGCTGTGCGCGCAGAACCGTCAACTGGCGCAACCGGCGGTGCTCGACAACTACGTCACCTCCGGTCTGCAGGAGGACCATCTGAGCCTGGGTACCAATGCCGCGCTGAAACTGCACCAGGTGCTGGAGAACTGTTTCCAGATTCTGGCCATCGAGTACCTGCTGGCCGCCCAGGCATTCGAATTTTTCAACGGCCAGCGCTTTGGCGTTGGCACCCATGCCGCCTGGTGCCTGCTGCGTGAACAGGTGCCGGCGTACCTGGAAGACCGCTGGCTGGCGCCGGACATCGCCCGCGCCGCCGCACTGCTGAAATCCTCGCTCGCGCCGCAGCCCGTGCTGCCGGCCGCGCACTGAACAATAGAAAGGAGACTTTACGTGGAAGCCCTGAACCTCATTCCTGGCCAGCTGACCCTGGCCCAGCTGCGCCGGATCCACCAGGCGCCGCTGCACCTGAGCCTGGATGCCAGCGCCGGTGCGGCCATCGACGCCAGCGTCGCCTGTGTCGAGCAGATCATTGCCGAAGACCGTACGGCCTACGGCATCAACACCGGTTTTGGCCTGCTGGCCTCGACCCGCATTGCCAGCCACGACCTGGAAAACCTGCAGCGCTCGCTGGTGCTGTCCCACGCTGCCGGTGTCGGCGCGCCGCTGGACGATGACCTGGTGCGGCTGATCATGGTGCTGAAGATCAACAGCCTCAGCCGCGGCTTCTCCGGTATCCGTCGCAAGGTCATCGACGCGCTGATCGCCCTGGTCAACGCCGAAGTCTATCCGCACATCCCGCTCAAGGGCTCGGTGGGTGCCTCGGGCGACCTCGCCCCGCTGGCGCACATGTCGCTGGTATTGCTCGGCGAAGGCAAGGCCCGTCACAAGGGCCAGTGGCTGCCAGCTACAGAGGCCCTGGCGGTCGCCGGCCTCGAGCCGCTGACCCTGGCCGCCAAGGAGGGCCTGGCCCTGCTCAACGGTACCCAGGCTTCCACCGCCTATGCCCTGCGTGGCCTGTTCCAGGCCGAAGACCTGTATGCCGCGGCCATCGCCTGCGGCGGCCTGAGCGTCGAAGCAGCACTGGGCTCGCGCTCGCCGTTCGATGCGCGTATCCACGAAGTGCGTGGCCAGCGTGGCCAGATCGATACCGCTGCCTGCTTCCGTGACCTGCTGGGCGACTCCAGCGAAGTCTCGCTATCGCACAAGAACTGCGACAAGGTCCAGGACCCGTACTCGCTGCGCTGCCAGCCGCAGGTCATGGGTGCCTGCCTGACCCAGTTGCGTCAGGCCGCCGAAGTGCTGGGCATCGAGGCCAACGCCGTGTCGGACAACCCGCTGGTGTTCGCCGCCGAGGGCGACGTCATCTCCGGCGGCAACTTCCACGCCGAGCCGGTAGCCATGGCCGCCGACAACATCGCCCTGGCCATCGCCGAAATCGGCTCGCTCAGCGAGCGCCGCATCTCGCTGATGATGGACAAGCACATGTCCCGGCTGCCGCCGTTCCTGGTGGAAAACGGTGGGGTCAACTCCGGCTTCATGATCGCCCAGGTCACCGCTGCCGCCCTGGCCAGCGAGAACAAGGCCCTGTCGCACCCGCACAGTGTCGACAGCCTGCCGACCTCGGCCAACCAGGAAGACCACGTGTCGATGGCACCGGCTGCCGGCAAGCGCCTCTGGGAAATGGCCGAGAACACCCGTGGCGTGCTGGCCATCGAATGGCTGGGCGCCTGCCAGGGCCTGGACCTGCGCAAGGGCCTGAAGACCTCGGCCAAGCTGGAGCAGGCGCGTCAGGCGCTGCGTAGCGAAGTACCGCACTACGACCGTGACCGGTTCTTTGCTCCCGATATCGAAAAGGCCGTGGAACTGTTGGCCAAGGGTTGCCTGACCGGCCTGCTGCCGGCGGGTGTGCTGCCTAGCCTGTAATGCCCGTTGGGGCCGCTGTGCGGCCCCAATGTCCTCACGACCACAAAAACAACTCAAGGACGTGACATGCAACAAGCTCAAGGTCTCAAGCGCGGCCTGTCAGCCCGCCATATCCGTTTCATGGCCCTCGGTTCCGCCATTGGCACCGGCCTGTTCTATGGTTCCGCTTCGGCCATCCAGATGGCCGGTCCGGCTGTGCTGCTGGCCTACCTGATCGGCGGCGCCGCCGTGTTCATGGTCATGCGCGCGCTCGGTGAAATGGCCGTGCACAACCCCGTTGCCGGCTCGTTCGGCCACTATGCCAGCACTTACCTCGGCCCCATGGCCGGCTTCATCCTCGGCTGGACCTACGCCTTCGAGATGGTCATCGTCGCCATTGCCGACGTCACCGCCTTCGGTATCTACATGGGCTTCTGGTTCCCGGAGGTGGCCCGCTGGATCTGGGTGCTGGGCATCGTGTTCCTGATCGGCGGCCTCAACCTGTGCAACGTCAGGGTATTTGGCGAGATGGAATTCTGGCTGTCGCTGCTCAAGGTCGGCGCCATCGTGGCTATGATCCTGGCCGGCCTGGGCATCATGGCCTTCGGCTTCAGCCAGGCAGATAGCGGGCAGGCCGTGGGCATAAGCAACCTGTTCGAGCACGGCGGCTTCATGCCCAATGGCGTGGGTGGCCTGATCGCCTCCTTTGCCGTGGTGATGTTCGCCTTCGGCGGCATCGAGATCATCGGCGTCACCGCTGGCGAGGCCAAGGACCCGCAGCGCGTGATCCCCAAGGCGATCAATGCGGTGCCGCTGCGCATCCTGCTGTTCTACGTGCTGACCCTGCTGGTGCTGATGTGCCTGTACCCCTGGCCACAAATCGGCAGCCAGGGCAGCCCGTTCGTGCAGATCTTCAGCAACCTGGGCATTGGTTCAGCCGCCGCCGTGCTGAACATCGTGGTGATTTCCGCCGCGATCTCTGCCATCAACAGCGACATATTCGGTGCTGGCCGCATGATGTATGGCCTGGCCCAGCAAGGCCATGCCCCGCGCGGCTTCGGCAGGTTGTCGAAGCATGGCGTGCCGTGGATGACCGTGGTGGTGATGGGCGCTGCACTGCTGATCGGTGTGCTGCTCAACTATCTGATCCCGGAGAACGTGTTCCTGCTGATCGCCTCGATCGCGACCTTTGCCACCGTATGGGTGTGGCTGATGATCCTGCTTACCCAAGTGGCCATGCGTCGCAGCATGAGCCGCGACCAGGTTGCCAAACTGCAATTCCCGGTACCCTTCTGGCCTTACGGCCCGGCCATGGCCATTGCGTTCATGGTATTCATCTTTGGTGTGCTCGGTTACTTCCCCGATACCCAGGCGGCACTGTTTGTCGGCGTGGTGTGGGTGGTGTTCCTGGTGGCGTCCTACCTGCTGTGGTGCAAGCCGCGCGCAGGGCAGGGCCAGCCGACAGCGGAACCGGCCGAGCTGCACCGCTAGCAAAGGAGATTCGCATGACAACCCTCTGGCAGCACTGCCATGTGGCAACCATGGCCGAGGGCCGTTACTCGGCCATCGAGGACGCGGCCATCGTCACCCGTGACGGGCTGATCGAATGGATCGGCCCGCGCGCCGAGCTGGCGCCGGTCGAGGCTGACCGCACGGTGGACCTGGGCGGCGCCTGGGTCACCCCCGGGCTGATCGACTGCCACACCCACGCGGTGTTCGGCGGCAATCGCAGCGGCGAGTTCGAGCAACGCCTGCAGGGCGTGAGCTATGCCGAAATCGCCGCCCAGGGTGGTGGTATCGCCAGCACCGTGCGGGCGACCCGCGCGGCCAGCGAGGACGAGCTGTTCGCCAGTGCCCGCCAGCGGGTCCAGGCGCTGATGCGCGATGGCGTGACCACTATCGAGATCAAGTCCGGCTACGGGCTGGACCTGGCCAATGAACGCAAGATGCTGCGCGTGGCCCGGCGCCTGGCCGACGAGCTGCCGCTGGCGGTGCGTAGCACCTGCCTGGCAGCGCACGCCCTGCCGCCGGAATACGCCGGCAGGGCCGACGACTACATCGCCCACATCTGCGACGAAATGCTGCCGGCCCTGGCCGCCGAAGGCCTGGTGGATGCAGTAGACGCCTTCTGCGAGCATCTGGCTTTTTCCCCGGCCCAGGTCGAGCGGCTGTTCATCAAGGCACGCGAGCTGGGCCTGCCGGTCAAGCTGCACGCCGAACAGCTGTCGTCATTGCATGGTTCCAGCCTGGCGGCGCGCTACCAGGCGCTGTCGGCCGACCACCTGGAGTTCATGACCGAGGAAGATGCCATTGCCATGGCCAAGGCCGGCACGGTCGCCGTACTGCTGCCGGGCGCGTTCTACTTCCTG encodes the following:
- the bamE gene encoding outer membrane protein assembly factor BamE domain-containing protein — encoded protein: MSLRSLALLSLCVVLTACSKINQENYSKIKAGMNKAEVEQLLGTPTECSGALGMSSCTWGDEKSFISVQYAADKVLMYSGQGLK
- a CDS encoding lipocalin family protein translates to MRRLHLLMGVCLALLLGGCAGSVHDPLAPKTAGNVDLKRYQGKWYELARLPMRYQDGCEQSEAHYNLRVDGSLGVLNRCRTMGDEWLRAEGHANIQEPGHTDKLWVEFDNWFTKLVPGVARGEYWILYVDERYRTAVVGSPDRKHLWLLSRTPTLPAWERENLMSRARQQGYDTSRLIWRASDQQIVKMH
- a CDS encoding formimidoylglutamate deiminase, with amino-acid sequence MPAYYAERALLPTGWAHNVRFEVAADGTLVAIAADASAEGAERLGGPVLPGMPNLHSHAFQRAMAGLAEVAGNPNDSFWTWRDLMYRLVGQISPEQLQVIARQLYIEMLKCGYTSVAEFHYVHHDQAGQAYADPAELSRRISAAAADSGIGLTLLPVLYSHAGFGGQAPTEGQRRFINSTEKYLQLQAQLAPLLAAQPAQQLGLCFHSLRAVTPGQISEVLAASDRQCPIHIHIAEQQKEVDDCLAWSGLRPLQWLYQHVDVDPRWCLVHATHAEPDEVSAMARSGAVAGLCLTTEANLGDGIFPAVDYLAQGGRLGIGSDSHVSLSVVEELRWLEYGQRLRDQRRNRLYRGDQPMVGRTLYDAALAGGAQALGQTVGELAVGKRADWLVLDGQDPYIAMAEGDAILNRWLFAGGNRQVRDVMVNGQWVVRQGRHAQEEESGRAFAGVLRQLLG
- the hutC gene encoding histidine utilization repressor, which codes for MGEGPAPLYARVKQMIVQQIENGSWPPHHRVPSESELVSQLGFSRMTINRALRELTAEGLLVRMQGVGTFVAEPKTRSALFEVNNIADEIAARGHQHSCQVITLAEEAAGSERALALDMREGQRVFHSLIVHYENGVPVQIEDRYVNAQIAPDYLKQDFTRQTPYAYLSQVAPLTEGEHVVEAILAEPDECKLLQIEQGEPCLLIRRRTWSGRQPVTAARLIHPGSRHRLEGRFSK
- a CDS encoding HutD/Ves family protein — protein: MSQLQWLRAKDYPRMPWKNGGGFTEEITRDAGDGLEGFGWRLSIADIEASGGFSTFAGYQRIITVLQGDGMRLTVDGQPSRPLVPFDAYAFSGESQVSCALLGGAIRDFNLIYAPLRYRARLQWYHGGSRLFSAASTVLVFSGQAQLAVSIDGQLQSALGLYDCLQLSGNERLLEVEVLGRCCVIELTPLS
- the hutU gene encoding urocanate hydratase — its product is MTDNKLNKFRDVEIRAPRGNKLTAKSWLTEAPLRMLMNNLDPQVAENPKELVVYGGIGRAARNWACYDKIVESLTQLNDDETLLVQSGKPVGVFKTHADAPRVLIANSNLVPHWANWEHFNELDAKGLAMYGQMTAGSWIYIGSQGIVQGTYETFVEAGRQHYGGSLKGKWVLTAGLGGMGGAQPLAATLAGACSLNIECQQSRIDFRLQTRYVDEQAHDLDDALARIAKYTAEGKAISIALHGNAAEILPELVKRGVRPDMVTDQTSAHDPLNGYLPAGWTWEQYRDRAQTEPAAVVKAAKQSMAVHVQAMLDFQKQGVPTFDYGNNIRQMAKEEGVANAFDFPGFVPAYIRPLFCRGIGPFRWAALSGDAEDIYKTDAKVKELIPDDAHLHRWLDMARERISFQGLPARICWVGLGLRAKLGLAFNEMVRSGELSAPIVIGRDHLDSGSVASPNRETEAMQDGSDAVSDWPLLNALLNTASGATWVSLHHGGGVGMGFSQHSGMVIVCDGTDAAAERIARVLTNDPATGVMRHADAGYQIAIDCAKEQGLNLPMITG